A genomic segment from Nocardiopsis sp. Huas11 encodes:
- a CDS encoding NUDIX hydrolase, translating into MHEVDGNGWVTLPDGSRRWGVYGAAGLLLYARDMAGTGHVLLQHRAGWTHMGGMWGIPGGARNRDETPLEAAVREFREEVAGDLEGYTVLGAHEHDLDVWRYDTFLASVPDLRPYRAANTESEEIRWVPVAETMALPLLPAFRTAWPRLHADLTRAVSLAEPGTSASG; encoded by the coding sequence ATGCACGAGGTCGACGGAAACGGCTGGGTGACGCTGCCGGACGGGTCCCGGCGGTGGGGAGTCTACGGCGCGGCCGGGCTCCTGCTGTACGCCAGGGACATGGCCGGAACCGGCCACGTCCTCCTCCAGCACCGGGCGGGCTGGACGCACATGGGCGGCATGTGGGGGATCCCCGGCGGAGCGCGCAACCGTGACGAGACCCCTCTGGAGGCCGCGGTCCGCGAGTTCCGCGAGGAGGTGGCGGGCGACCTCGAGGGCTACACGGTACTCGGCGCGCACGAGCACGACCTCGACGTGTGGCGCTACGACACCTTCCTCGCGAGCGTGCCCGACCTGCGGCCCTACCGCGCGGCCAACACCGAGAGCGAGGAGATCCGCTGGGTGCCGGTGGCCGAGACCATGGCCCTGCCCCTGCTGCCGGCGTTCCGCACCGCCTGGCCGCGCCTGCACGCCGACCTCACCCGTGCCGTGAGCCTGGCCGAACCGGGCACTTCCGCGTCCGGCTGA
- a CDS encoding DUF2786 domain-containing protein produces MVERVRGLLRMAEDPSVTDAESQAFTAKAAELMTRHAIAEAEARAERGEEPDAISRMDYTVPGVGGHGKARVRALADIAAAYGCQSAVRGNTSENTDRTIILVGTVDALEALRMLMPSISMQMEASAKFMSSSHVTDIRELRNYTRSELETERKRYYRSFVRAYGRAVADRIREFRARLQESATPEGVSGSTDGAPSRGAELILRDDVHRVNEEFQKQFPQLRKHRPERTHSAAGARAGYRRGRQAQLGLDTPLTSGGTSALAESD; encoded by the coding sequence ATGGTCGAGCGGGTCCGAGGGCTCCTCCGCATGGCGGAGGATCCCTCGGTGACTGATGCCGAGAGCCAGGCGTTCACCGCCAAGGCCGCCGAGCTGATGACCCGCCACGCGATCGCGGAGGCCGAGGCCCGCGCAGAGCGGGGCGAGGAACCCGACGCGATCAGCCGCATGGACTACACGGTCCCGGGGGTGGGCGGCCACGGCAAGGCCCGGGTCCGGGCCCTGGCCGACATCGCCGCGGCCTACGGTTGCCAGTCGGCGGTCCGGGGGAACACGTCCGAGAACACGGACCGGACCATCATCCTGGTGGGAACGGTCGACGCGTTGGAAGCGCTGCGCATGCTCATGCCGTCGATCTCCATGCAGATGGAGGCGTCGGCGAAGTTCATGAGTTCCTCGCACGTCACCGATATCCGGGAGCTGCGCAACTACACGCGCTCGGAGCTGGAGACGGAGCGCAAGCGCTACTACCGGTCGTTCGTGCGTGCCTACGGACGCGCCGTCGCGGATCGTATTCGTGAGTTCCGGGCACGTTTGCAGGAATCGGCGACTCCAGAAGGGGTTTCCGGTTCGACCGATGGTGCGCCCTCACGCGGCGCGGAACTCATCCTGCGGGACGACGTGCACCGGGTGAACGAGGAGTTCCAGAAGCAGTTCCCCCAGTTGCGCAAGCACCGCCCGGAGCGGACGCACAGCGCGGCCGGCGCACGCGCCGGCTACCGGCGCGGCCGTCAGGCGCAGCTGGGCCTGGATACGCCGTTGACCAGTGGTGGGACCTCCGCGCTGGCCGAAAGCGACTGA
- the dnaN gene encoding DNA polymerase III subunit beta, whose translation MKLRVDRDAFAEAVAWTARALPTRPAVPVLAGTRMEVAADGTSLHLSGFDYEVSTRASVEVLSEEGGAALVPGRLLAEIVRNLPPGSVFIDSDGTKLRITGGAARFTLITMPLEDYPSLPAMPGRIGSVPADAFAAAVRQVCPAASRDDTLPMLTGAYLDFSGEALSVVATDRYRIAVRELWWSPEDPGLDLAALVPARTLQDTVKGMIGRSNVDVALSTVTVGEGVSLSPGEGMIGFENGERRTTTRLIDSDFVKYESWFPREFGARAEVAVAPLAEAVKRVALVADRHTPLRLAFARGEVVLEAGSGEDAQAVEAIEVDYEGDPLRIAFRPDYLVDGLSGVETDTAYLHFTEPTKPAVFTDVPAKEGDAPAFRYLVQPLRVP comes from the coding sequence GTGAAGCTGCGAGTGGATCGCGACGCGTTCGCCGAGGCGGTGGCCTGGACGGCCCGCGCCCTGCCCACCCGCCCGGCGGTTCCGGTGCTCGCGGGCACCCGGATGGAGGTCGCGGCCGACGGAACGTCGCTGCACCTGTCCGGCTTCGACTACGAGGTCTCCACACGCGCCTCGGTGGAGGTGCTCTCCGAGGAGGGCGGCGCGGCGCTGGTCCCCGGGCGGCTGCTCGCCGAGATCGTGCGCAACCTGCCGCCGGGATCGGTGTTCATCGACTCCGACGGCACCAAGCTGCGCATCACCGGCGGCGCCGCCCGCTTCACCCTCATCACCATGCCGCTGGAGGACTACCCGTCGCTGCCGGCCATGCCCGGCCGGATCGGCTCCGTGCCCGCCGACGCCTTCGCCGCCGCCGTACGCCAGGTGTGCCCGGCGGCCAGCCGCGACGACACCCTGCCCATGCTCACCGGCGCCTACCTCGACTTCAGCGGCGAAGCCCTGAGCGTCGTGGCGACCGACCGCTACCGCATCGCCGTACGCGAGCTGTGGTGGAGTCCGGAGGACCCGGGGCTGGACCTGGCCGCGCTCGTCCCCGCGCGTACGCTGCAGGATACCGTGAAGGGCATGATCGGGCGGTCCAACGTGGACGTCGCCCTGTCCACGGTCACCGTGGGCGAGGGTGTGTCCCTGTCCCCGGGCGAGGGCATGATCGGCTTCGAGAACGGTGAGCGGCGCACCACCACTCGGCTGATCGACAGCGACTTCGTCAAGTACGAGTCGTGGTTCCCCCGGGAGTTCGGCGCACGGGCCGAGGTGGCGGTGGCGCCGCTGGCCGAGGCCGTGAAGCGGGTGGCGCTGGTCGCCGACCGCCACACTCCGCTGCGGTTGGCCTTCGCCCGGGGCGAGGTGGTGCTGGAAGCCGGTTCGGGCGAGGACGCCCAGGCGGTGGAGGCGATCGAGGTCGACTACGAGGGCGACCCCCTGCGGATCGCCTTCCGGCCCGACTACCTGGTGGACGGGCTGTCGGGGGTGGAGACCGACACCGCCTACCTCCACTTCACCGAACCGACCAAACCCGCGGTGTTCACCGACGTGCCCGCCAAGGAGGGCGACGCCCCCGCGTTCCGCTACCTCGTCCAGCCCCTGAGGGTGCCCTGA
- a CDS encoding DUF4442 domain-containing protein: protein MNAETAETVKSGFLASVPFARTLGVTFTDLDHGRAVMRLPDNADHHNHVGGPHAGAMFTLAESASGAIVIGTFGDQLERAVPLAVSAEIQYLKLAMGDVTAEATLGRPREEVIAELDEGRRPEFPVEIELRTDDGTVTGRMTVLWTLKPSRR from the coding sequence ATGAACGCCGAGACGGCGGAAACGGTCAAGTCCGGATTCCTGGCCTCCGTGCCCTTCGCGCGGACCCTGGGCGTGACCTTCACGGACCTCGACCACGGCCGCGCGGTGATGCGGCTCCCCGACAACGCCGACCACCACAACCACGTCGGCGGCCCCCACGCCGGCGCCATGTTCACCCTGGCCGAGTCCGCCTCGGGCGCCATCGTCATCGGCACCTTCGGCGACCAGCTGGAGCGGGCCGTGCCGCTGGCGGTGAGCGCCGAGATCCAGTACCTCAAGCTCGCCATGGGCGACGTGACGGCGGAGGCCACGCTCGGCCGGCCGCGCGAGGAGGTCATCGCCGAGCTCGACGAGGGCCGGCGGCCGGAGTTCCCGGTCGAGATCGAGCTGCGCACGGACGACGGGACCGTCACCGGGCGCATGACGGTGCTCTGGACCCTGAAACCGAGCCGGCGCTAG
- a CDS encoding LysR family transcriptional regulator: MTDWDLRKLRVLRTLDELGTVRATAAALHMTPSAVSQQLSSLAAQVGVPLLEAHGRRVRLTDAAHVLLRHTDLVLAQLERAEAELDGFARGQAGHVRVGSFATAIPSLVVPALTALRRESPGLTVRVHQAEAAEVYDLLAAGEIDIGLSLAAEAPTGQDGRYDRTELLTDPLDVALPAHHRLANAPGLRLADLADEPWIYGDAGPWHDITVSACAQAGFVPRQAHVAADWRAILDMVAAGMGAALLPRLAAPERAPGVALRVLASDQPRRHVVTAVRAGASRRPQIVQVTRYLTETAQGIARSNVQFS, encoded by the coding sequence ATGACCGACTGGGACCTACGCAAACTGCGCGTCCTGCGCACGCTCGACGAGCTCGGCACCGTCAGGGCCACCGCCGCCGCCCTGCACATGACACCGTCCGCGGTGTCCCAACAGCTCTCCTCGCTCGCCGCACAGGTCGGCGTCCCCCTCCTGGAGGCCCACGGGCGCCGCGTCCGCCTCACCGACGCCGCGCACGTCCTGCTCCGCCACACCGACCTGGTCCTGGCCCAGCTCGAACGGGCCGAGGCCGAGCTCGACGGCTTCGCGCGCGGGCAGGCCGGGCACGTCCGGGTGGGCTCCTTCGCGACCGCGATCCCCTCGCTCGTCGTGCCCGCGCTCACCGCCCTGCGCCGCGAGAGCCCCGGCCTGACCGTCCGGGTCCACCAGGCCGAGGCGGCCGAGGTCTACGACCTCCTCGCCGCGGGGGAGATCGACATCGGCCTATCCCTGGCGGCCGAGGCCCCCACCGGCCAGGACGGCCGCTACGACCGCACGGAACTGCTCACCGACCCGCTCGACGTCGCCCTGCCCGCGCACCACCGGCTGGCCAACGCGCCCGGCCTGCGCCTGGCCGACCTCGCCGACGAGCCCTGGATCTACGGCGACGCCGGCCCCTGGCACGACATCACCGTGTCCGCCTGCGCCCAGGCCGGCTTCGTGCCCCGGCAGGCGCACGTGGCGGCCGACTGGCGGGCCATCCTCGACATGGTCGCGGCGGGCATGGGGGCCGCCCTGCTCCCCCGCCTGGCCGCGCCGGAGCGCGCACCGGGCGTCGCCCTGCGCGTGCTCGCCTCGGACCAGCCCCGCCGCCACGTGGTCACCGCTGTGCGCGCCGGCGCCAGCCGACGCCCGCAGATCGTCCAGGTCACCCGGTACCTCACCGAGACCGCCCAGGGGATCGCCCGATCAAACGTTCAGTTCAGCTGA